Genomic segment of Paenibacillaceae bacterium GAS479:
ACACGCCTTTGCCCGTATGGTGGATGGGCGATGTTTTGCCATGCATCAAACGTTCGGCCCGCACAACCTCGCCGCCAAATGCTTGTCCGATAGACTGGTGGCCCAGGCAGACGCCGAGAATCGGAATCTGACCCTTGAAGCGCTCGATCAGCGCCAGACTAATTCCAGCCTCGTTAGGCGAGCATGGTCCTGGTGAGATCAAAATATGATCCGGCGCCAGCTCCGCGATTTCGTCGAGCGTAATTTCGTCATTGCGCTTCACGATAATCTCTTCCTTCAGCTCACCCAGATATTG
This window contains:
- a CDS encoding para-aminobenzoate synthetase component 2; this translates as MILVIDNYDSFTYNLVQYLGELKEEIIVKRNDEITLDEIAELAPDHILISPGPCSPNEAGISLALIERFKGQIPILGVCLGHQSIGQAFGGEVVRAERLMHGKTSPIHHTGKGVFQGLPSPFTATRYHSLIVRRETLPDELEITAETAEGEIMGLRHKQYPIEGVQFHPESIITENGLSMLRSFLAEKAPAAK